One stretch of Siphonobacter curvatus DNA includes these proteins:
- the lon gene encoding endopeptidase La gives MNNKKTDSLANLRLVEMSDFDSMEMIPLSAGDFDDNDDPATYAEQLPILPIRNIVLFPGMVIPVTVGRQKSIRLVKKQYKSKNKVVGVVAMANPQKEEPTADDLYRVGTLANILKMIVLPDGNVTIIVQGKKRFQIEEFLKEEPHFLAKVSYVDDNFPAKPNREAKALIQSLRDAAHKSLNLNPEIPREAQIALDNIESNNFLIHFLSANTNADQPEKQALLETFDSLQQATKLLEVMLKDIQLLEMKREIQSKASSEIDQQQRDYYIRQQIKVLQEELGIDSPEQEIDALQAKAAQKKWSKEVSEQFQKEISKLRRTNPMSPEYPIGMNYLELMVDLPWNEHTKDFFDLKKAQKILDQDHFGLEKVKERIIEYLAVLKMKGNMKAPILCLYGPPGVGKTSLGKSVAKALGRKYVRMALGGVHDESEIRGHRKTYIGAMPGKIIQNIRKAKSSNPVFILDEIDKVSSDFRGDPSSALLEVLDPEQNSSFQDNYLEVEYDLSKVLFIATANSLEPIQPALRDRMEIIDLTGYTMEEKVQIGKKYLIPKQKHEHGLDGKMLNFTDAAVQKIIEGYTRESGVRALEQKIGSLVRKITKAIALEEEYPKTVRPEDVIKLLGPETFDKDEYDNNDTAGVVTGLAWTSVGGEILFVESSLNRGRGTLTLSGQLGDVMKESAITALSYLKAHAEELNIDERLFEYYNLHVHVPAGAVPKDGPSAGVTMITSMASAFTQRKVKSNLAMTGEITLRGKVLPVGGIKEKILAAKRAGIKEVILCTKNRKDIEEINKSYIQDLTFHYADRVEDVLKVALLEEKVDRPVNFVFPEDKGKPVDTTTTEVVVLN, from the coding sequence ATGAATAATAAAAAGACGGATTCCCTTGCTAACCTGCGTCTGGTCGAAATGTCTGATTTTGACAGTATGGAAATGATTCCGCTGTCTGCCGGAGATTTCGATGATAATGATGACCCCGCTACCTATGCCGAACAATTGCCCATCTTACCCATCCGGAACATTGTGTTGTTTCCTGGAATGGTTATTCCGGTGACCGTAGGGCGTCAGAAGTCCATTCGTCTGGTTAAAAAGCAATACAAGTCCAAGAATAAAGTAGTAGGCGTGGTAGCCATGGCGAATCCTCAAAAAGAGGAGCCCACTGCGGATGATCTCTACCGGGTCGGTACGCTGGCTAACATTCTTAAAATGATTGTTTTGCCCGATGGTAATGTCACCATTATCGTACAGGGGAAAAAGCGTTTTCAGATTGAAGAATTTCTGAAAGAAGAGCCTCATTTTCTCGCCAAGGTTTCGTACGTGGATGATAATTTCCCCGCTAAACCTAACCGGGAAGCCAAAGCTTTGATTCAGTCTCTTCGGGACGCTGCTCATAAAAGTCTGAATCTGAATCCGGAAATTCCCCGTGAAGCTCAGATTGCTCTGGATAACATTGAATCCAATAATTTCCTGATTCATTTCCTGTCGGCGAATACCAACGCTGATCAGCCTGAGAAGCAGGCCCTGCTGGAAACGTTCGATTCACTACAACAGGCCACTAAGCTGCTGGAGGTGATGCTGAAAGACATTCAGTTGCTGGAAATGAAACGGGAAATCCAGTCGAAAGCCAGCAGTGAAATTGATCAGCAACAGCGGGATTACTACATCCGGCAGCAGATCAAAGTGCTTCAGGAAGAGCTGGGCATTGACTCGCCCGAACAGGAAATTGATGCCTTACAGGCTAAAGCCGCTCAGAAGAAATGGAGCAAGGAAGTTAGTGAACAGTTTCAAAAGGAAATCAGCAAACTGCGTCGGACCAACCCGATGTCGCCAGAGTATCCCATTGGGATGAACTACCTGGAGCTGATGGTTGACCTGCCCTGGAACGAGCATACTAAAGATTTCTTCGACCTTAAAAAAGCCCAGAAGATTCTGGATCAGGATCACTTCGGACTGGAAAAAGTTAAAGAACGCATCATCGAATACCTCGCTGTATTGAAAATGAAGGGCAACATGAAAGCCCCCATTTTGTGCTTGTATGGTCCTCCGGGCGTGGGTAAAACTTCGCTGGGAAAATCCGTAGCCAAAGCCCTCGGACGTAAATACGTGCGAATGGCTCTGGGTGGTGTACACGATGAGTCCGAAATCCGGGGCCACCGGAAAACGTACATCGGTGCTATGCCGGGTAAAATCATCCAGAACATTCGGAAGGCGAAATCTTCCAATCCAGTCTTCATTCTGGATGAGATCGATAAAGTGTCGAGTGACTTCCGAGGCGATCCATCCTCGGCTTTACTGGAAGTATTGGATCCCGAACAGAACAGCAGTTTCCAGGATAATTATCTGGAAGTAGAATACGACCTGTCGAAAGTACTATTCATTGCGACGGCCAACTCGCTCGAACCCATTCAGCCCGCTCTTCGCGACCGGATGGAAATCATCGACTTGACGGGTTATACGATGGAAGAAAAGGTACAAATTGGTAAGAAGTACCTGATTCCTAAACAAAAACACGAACACGGATTGGATGGTAAAATGCTGAATTTTACTGATGCGGCTGTTCAGAAAATCATCGAAGGCTACACCCGCGAATCGGGTGTACGAGCCCTGGAGCAGAAAATTGGTTCGCTGGTACGGAAAATCACCAAGGCTATCGCTCTGGAGGAAGAGTATCCCAAAACCGTTCGGCCCGAAGATGTAATCAAATTGCTGGGACCCGAAACGTTTGACAAGGACGAGTACGACAATAACGATACCGCTGGTGTCGTGACGGGTCTGGCCTGGACTAGCGTGGGTGGTGAAATCCTGTTCGTTGAATCAAGCTTGAACCGGGGACGTGGTACGCTTACCTTGTCGGGTCAGTTGGGCGATGTCATGAAAGAATCAGCCATTACGGCCCTGAGTTATCTGAAAGCTCACGCGGAGGAACTTAACATTGACGAGCGACTTTTCGAGTACTATAACCTGCACGTCCACGTACCAGCGGGTGCAGTACCGAAAGACGGACCGTCGGCGGGGGTTACAATGATTACCTCAATGGCTTCAGCCTTTACGCAACGGAAAGTGAAGTCAAACTTGGCCATGACGGGTGAGATTACCCTGCGTGGAAAAGTACTTCCCGTGGGTGGCATCAAGGAGAAAATTCTTGCTGCGAAACGAGCCGGTATTAAAGAAGTGATCCTGTGTACGAAGAACCGCAAGGACATTGAGGAAATCAATAAGTCGTACATTCAGGATCTAACGTTCCACTATGCTGACCGGGTGGAAGACGTGTTGAAAGTGGCTTTGCTGGAAGAAAAAGTGGATCGTCCGGTCAACTTCGTATTCCCCGAGGATAAAGGAAAACCAGTAGATACTACCACCACCGAAGTGGTTGTATTGAATTAA
- a CDS encoding S41 family peptidase yields the protein MKYAITYSLLALALLTGCKKDTDATTPATHSEENTPINQWIYEQMQAYYLWTDQLPVENTTDQTLAPEDYFNSLLYAYNATSNPQGDRFSYLSSDAESLEAALNGQSLTTGMQFRLFYRDNANVNVVGQVLYVLKNSPADLAGFKRGDVFTKVNGTTLTVTNYSDLLYGSGTTYTFTLGTVNTTTGTLDDTSTTRSVTATTFQEDPVYLDSVYTVNGKSIGYLLYNQFVSSPNGSSSNAYDNHLRQIFAHFKAAGIQELVLDLRYNPGGSGATAINLASMIVKYSGADQVFYREEYNTELNKYLQQQYGSDSFNAYFTNEANNVGNQISKVTILTSEWTASASELVINGLKPYMNVQLIGETTYGKNVGSTTLTDDSGKIKYALQPIIVKVYNSLGQSDYTAGFTPAIVLSEPFNLYPLGSTQEALLQTALYGSSTSGRQAAGIHAVASSLTQKTLFGKLLIRSKDQRIQSFFKNRF from the coding sequence GTGAAATACGCAATCACTTATTCCCTACTGGCCCTTGCCTTACTGACGGGCTGCAAAAAAGATACGGATGCGACTACGCCCGCTACCCACTCGGAAGAAAATACGCCGATTAACCAGTGGATTTACGAACAAATGCAGGCCTACTACCTCTGGACGGATCAGTTACCGGTGGAAAATACGACCGATCAGACCCTCGCTCCGGAGGATTATTTTAATTCCCTGCTCTATGCCTATAATGCAACGTCGAATCCGCAGGGCGACCGTTTTTCTTACCTTTCTTCGGATGCCGAATCGCTGGAAGCGGCCCTTAACGGGCAAAGCTTGACGACCGGGATGCAATTCCGGCTCTTTTACCGGGATAATGCAAATGTAAATGTGGTGGGTCAGGTACTGTACGTACTAAAAAATTCACCCGCCGATCTGGCCGGTTTCAAACGGGGGGATGTGTTTACGAAAGTGAATGGTACGACCTTGACCGTTACGAATTACAGTGACTTACTGTACGGATCGGGAACGACATACACATTTACCCTTGGTACAGTCAATACCACCACGGGTACTCTGGATGATACCAGTACTACCCGATCCGTAACAGCAACAACCTTTCAGGAAGATCCGGTTTATTTGGATTCCGTATATACCGTCAATGGAAAGAGCATAGGTTATCTCTTGTATAACCAGTTTGTATCGAGTCCGAATGGCTCTTCCAGCAATGCGTACGACAATCACCTGCGGCAGATTTTCGCCCACTTTAAAGCGGCGGGCATTCAGGAGTTGGTTCTGGATTTACGCTACAATCCCGGTGGATCGGGTGCTACGGCTATTAATCTGGCCAGTATGATTGTTAAATACAGCGGTGCCGATCAGGTTTTCTACCGCGAAGAATACAATACTGAGCTGAATAAATACCTACAGCAACAGTACGGTAGCGATTCGTTCAACGCCTATTTTACCAATGAAGCTAATAATGTGGGGAATCAGATCAGCAAGGTAACCATCCTGACGTCGGAATGGACGGCCTCCGCAAGTGAGCTGGTGATCAATGGATTAAAGCCGTACATGAACGTGCAGCTGATTGGCGAAACCACGTACGGAAAAAACGTAGGTTCGACCACCCTGACCGACGATTCGGGTAAGATCAAATACGCTCTGCAACCCATCATTGTTAAAGTCTACAATAGTCTGGGGCAATCGGATTACACGGCAGGGTTTACGCCCGCTATCGTATTGTCGGAACCTTTTAACCTGTATCCGCTGGGCAGTACGCAGGAGGCCTTACTGCAAACAGCTTTGTACGGAAGCAGTACTTCCGGTCGGCAGGCGGCGGGCATCCATGCCGTAGCTTCTTCGCTCACTCAAAAAACGCTGTTTGGGAAACTACTGATTCGAAGCAAAGATCAGCGTATTCAGTCCTTTTTTAAAAATCGGTTTTAA
- a CDS encoding cupin domain-containing protein, producing MKPERLHFKDDGVIPNNALPLLIYSAVFEAGEKDLARRFETLFSEHRWRNSWRNGVYPYHHYHSISHEVLGVYGGQATLQMGGEKGQAIRVQAGDVLVIPAGVGHKKLEASSDFGVVGAYPEGKDWDLLKGEKGDRPQADKNIAAVPLPSQDPVTGEKEMPEWHT from the coding sequence ATGAAACCGGAACGTTTGCATTTCAAAGACGATGGTGTAATACCTAACAACGCCTTACCCTTATTGATCTATTCCGCGGTTTTTGAAGCGGGAGAAAAGGACCTAGCCCGGCGATTCGAGACGCTCTTTTCCGAACATCGCTGGCGTAACTCCTGGCGAAATGGAGTGTATCCCTATCACCACTACCATAGTATTTCGCACGAAGTACTGGGCGTTTACGGCGGACAAGCCACTTTACAAATGGGTGGCGAAAAAGGGCAGGCGATCCGCGTGCAAGCGGGCGATGTGCTGGTGATTCCAGCGGGCGTTGGTCACAAGAAGCTCGAAGCCAGTAGTGATTTTGGCGTAGTAGGAGCGTACCCTGAAGGCAAAGACTGGGATTTACTGAAGGGTGAAAAGGGCGATCGGCCTCAGGCAGATAAAAATATTGCGGCGGTACCGCTTCCGTCCCAAGATCCGGTGACGGGCGAAAAGGAAATGCCGGAATGGCATACGTAG
- a CDS encoding M28 family peptidase: protein MKTVLLPLFAFGLTSLVQAQQLTGFTPNRQTSELNLEAEFKKHQSAATYKEHLTRLTSVPHVAGTPENEKVRDYIAETMRKAGWQVDIYPHDIYLPKGPGEVAVEVVQPIRQPLNIREYLFPEDKYASDPRLMPGWNAYSGSGDVTAEVVYANYGRKEDFEKLKALGISVQGKVVLARYGGNFRGYKAQFAQAAGAAGLIIYTDPADNGYAKGLTFPEGPQPSESVIQRGSLLTVNYTGDPLTPFEPALPIDGKVKVKRLDPKDVDLHKIPVTPIPYASALEIMKQMKGAKAVPTGWQGGLPFTYRLEGGPGLTVRLKVKQEIAITRVYEVVGTLTGTEFPNEWIIAGCHYDAWAYGSTDPNSGTAMLLGLTESLGKLAKAGQKPRRTIKVAHWDAEEFGVIGSAEWAEQFRDELTKNAVAYMNFDAAVSGRVFGASASPSLKKLLIEATQAVAYPDSNKTVYQHWLAQTSPRSGSTVGIASSAPALAANEPTIGNLGGGSDHIGPYMHVGVPSLSAGVGGPTLYHSSYDDLFFYNKFVDSTYKMGPMVEQVVGTMALRLANADILPYDLVRYASDLATHLKAAEKAIKAYAPTYSIEPLLATVADLKKNAEAAEAARQSYLAAGRTDKAQELNKIMLQLEQSFIDKKGMAFGSWYRSLYASSDPYSGYASWMLPGLLYEASLKSTANLPDLENRYKTAIQSLSGKLASLVQTVNKSAGASLGGSK, encoded by the coding sequence ATGAAAACCGTACTTCTACCCCTATTCGCCTTTGGACTGACGAGTCTAGTACAAGCCCAGCAGCTTACCGGATTTACGCCGAACCGTCAGACTTCCGAGCTAAACCTAGAAGCTGAATTCAAGAAACACCAGTCCGCGGCGACTTATAAAGAGCACTTAACCCGTCTGACGAGCGTACCACACGTAGCCGGTACTCCCGAAAATGAGAAAGTCCGCGATTACATTGCCGAAACCATGCGAAAAGCAGGCTGGCAGGTGGACATTTATCCGCATGACATTTACTTACCCAAAGGTCCGGGCGAAGTGGCCGTGGAAGTCGTACAGCCCATTCGGCAGCCCCTCAACATCCGCGAATATCTTTTTCCGGAAGACAAATACGCCAGTGATCCCCGGCTGATGCCCGGCTGGAACGCCTACTCCGGCTCGGGTGATGTAACGGCGGAAGTGGTCTACGCCAATTACGGTCGAAAAGAAGATTTCGAGAAGCTCAAAGCTTTGGGCATTTCGGTACAGGGCAAAGTCGTACTGGCCCGGTACGGCGGTAATTTCCGGGGCTATAAGGCCCAGTTTGCTCAGGCGGCGGGGGCGGCGGGCCTCATCATTTATACCGATCCGGCGGATAACGGCTACGCCAAAGGCCTGACGTTTCCCGAAGGCCCTCAGCCCAGTGAAAGCGTTATTCAACGGGGTTCTTTGCTAACCGTAAATTATACGGGTGACCCGCTCACGCCTTTTGAACCGGCTCTTCCCATCGATGGCAAAGTGAAGGTAAAACGCCTCGATCCGAAAGATGTGGATTTGCACAAAATTCCAGTAACTCCCATTCCGTACGCCTCCGCTTTGGAAATTATGAAGCAAATGAAGGGAGCGAAGGCGGTACCCACGGGCTGGCAGGGCGGTTTGCCCTTCACCTACCGACTCGAAGGCGGACCGGGCCTGACCGTACGCCTGAAAGTGAAACAGGAGATTGCCATTACCCGCGTGTACGAAGTTGTGGGCACGCTGACGGGTACTGAATTTCCGAACGAATGGATCATCGCCGGATGCCATTACGACGCCTGGGCTTACGGTTCAACGGACCCCAATAGCGGTACGGCTATGCTGCTGGGTCTGACGGAATCATTGGGTAAGTTGGCGAAAGCCGGGCAGAAACCCCGCCGTACTATTAAAGTAGCCCACTGGGATGCGGAAGAATTCGGCGTAATCGGCTCGGCCGAATGGGCCGAACAATTTCGGGATGAACTGACCAAAAACGCCGTGGCGTATATGAACTTCGATGCTGCCGTCTCGGGTCGGGTATTCGGGGCCAGTGCTTCGCCTTCACTAAAAAAGCTACTTATTGAAGCCACCCAAGCCGTAGCGTATCCGGATTCCAACAAAACGGTCTATCAGCATTGGCTGGCTCAAACTTCGCCCCGCAGTGGCAGTACGGTTGGAATTGCGTCCTCGGCTCCGGCACTGGCGGCCAATGAGCCGACCATCGGTAACCTCGGTGGTGGCTCCGACCACATCGGCCCGTACATGCACGTGGGTGTGCCTTCCCTGAGTGCAGGCGTGGGTGGTCCTACGTTATATCACTCTTCCTACGATGATCTGTTCTTTTATAACAAATTCGTCGATTCTACCTACAAGATGGGTCCAATGGTGGAACAGGTGGTCGGAACGATGGCCCTGCGACTCGCCAACGCGGACATCCTGCCCTATGATCTGGTTCGCTACGCCAGTGACCTGGCCACGCATTTGAAAGCCGCCGAGAAAGCGATCAAGGCCTACGCTCCTACGTACTCCATCGAACCCTTACTAGCCACAGTAGCGGATCTGAAAAAGAATGCGGAAGCAGCGGAAGCAGCCCGCCAAAGCTATCTGGCGGCGGGTCGTACGGATAAAGCTCAGGAACTCAACAAGATTATGCTTCAGCTCGAACAGTCGTTTATTGATAAGAAAGGCATGGCTTTTGGCTCCTGGTACCGTTCCCTGTACGCATCCTCGGATCCGTACAGTGGCTATGCGTCCTGGATGTTACCCGGTTTGTTGTACGAGGCTTCCTTAAAATCGACCGCGAATCTGCCGGACCTGGAGAATCGGTACAAAACGGCAATTCAGTCCCTGAGCGGCAAGCTGGCTAGCTTAGTACAAACGGTAAACAAAAGTGCGGGGGCTTCGCTGGGCGGTAGTAAATAG
- a CDS encoding acyltransferase family protein → MKNRLLSLDVLRGLTIMLMTVVNNPGDWGHVYAPLLHAEWHGYTPTDLVFPTFLLIVGVSVVLAMPHKRWNSDTLLKIAIRTLRIFCLGWFLFFFSKIQLPGLEGPTLLLGRLAIMAILAWALFSEYEKKYQFYVAVGTFLLMILLAFGGFDAYETVRIPGVLQRIAMVYGLIAVLYLRTSWQVQAVVGVTVLLLYWGLMTLIPVPGVGQANLEKGTNLAAWLDYTLLPGHLWASAKTWDPEGILSTLPALGTGIAGLLTGTLLRTPSLTGPQKARYLLLAGLGGIVLGSVWHIVFPINKALWTSSYVLVAAGWALVVLSGLYYWIDVKGSKGWTLPFVVFGVNPMLVFFFSGIIPRILSAIPVHTNGKSVSLQHYLYSDLLAPQFSNPMNASLAWALLYLAFWGLIVWVLYRKGVVVKV, encoded by the coding sequence ATGAAAAACCGCTTACTTTCACTGGACGTGCTTCGGGGGCTTACCATTATGCTCATGACGGTCGTCAACAATCCCGGCGACTGGGGTCACGTCTATGCTCCATTGCTTCACGCCGAATGGCACGGTTATACCCCCACGGACTTGGTTTTTCCCACCTTTCTACTCATCGTAGGGGTGTCGGTCGTGCTGGCTATGCCGCATAAACGCTGGAATTCGGACACACTGCTAAAAATTGCGATTCGCACTTTACGCATTTTTTGTCTGGGCTGGTTTCTGTTCTTTTTCTCGAAAATTCAGTTGCCGGGTCTGGAAGGACCAACTTTGCTGCTGGGACGACTGGCGATCATGGCGATACTTGCCTGGGCTTTATTCAGCGAATACGAAAAGAAGTACCAATTTTATGTAGCCGTGGGCACCTTCCTGCTCATGATCCTTCTGGCCTTTGGCGGCTTTGATGCGTATGAGACAGTCCGCATTCCCGGTGTTTTGCAACGTATTGCGATGGTGTACGGACTGATTGCGGTGCTGTACTTGCGAACTTCCTGGCAAGTACAGGCCGTTGTAGGGGTGACCGTACTGCTGTTGTATTGGGGACTAATGACGCTGATTCCCGTACCCGGTGTGGGCCAAGCCAATCTGGAAAAAGGAACCAATCTGGCCGCCTGGTTGGATTATACGTTGTTGCCGGGCCATTTATGGGCGAGTGCCAAAACCTGGGACCCGGAAGGAATTTTAAGTACCTTACCCGCTCTCGGTACGGGCATTGCGGGGCTTTTGACCGGTACGCTACTGCGTACACCAAGCCTGACGGGTCCGCAGAAAGCCCGGTATTTGTTACTGGCAGGTCTGGGTGGTATCGTACTTGGAAGTGTATGGCATATTGTATTTCCCATCAATAAAGCCTTGTGGACGAGTTCGTACGTATTAGTAGCCGCGGGTTGGGCTTTGGTGGTATTGAGTGGACTATACTATTGGATTGATGTCAAAGGTAGTAAAGGGTGGACGCTGCCGTTTGTCGTGTTCGGGGTTAATCCCATGCTTGTTTTCTTTTTCTCGGGAATCATTCCCCGTATTCTTTCCGCGATTCCGGTTCACACGAATGGAAAGTCCGTAAGTCTGCAGCATTATCTGTATAGCGATCTACTGGCTCCGCAATTTTCCAATCCAATGAATGCTTCTTTGGCTTGGGCATTGTTGTACTTGGCTTTCTGGGGATTGATTGTCTGGGTTTTATACCGAAAAGGAGTCGTGGTCAAAGTCTAG
- a CDS encoding T9SS type A sorting domain-containing protein produces the protein MKKNYLSAFLLGSLLVAGTAKAQLVINGTKFSNSGYVSNYSSYTEVKSSSNSTYSASNRAVFEHFETSPQALRIDNAYEANLADGGIDEFKGPNGSPGVQGVSGSVAPNFHTLILNNGATFQITNSNGANVYGSAQLNNGITTTNRSLRQTGALRFQNGATYQNGNTDTRHVNGYVSKVGNNEFTFPVGSGSDLRTLRMSAPSANSHFSTAWNASQPANTSTKESNVQAIAAAGFWDWITVTPSSNPLTITVSIPDLSTFAVAENLRLVGWNGSQWVALSGGPSASGNTENSTLQGTIPANSSTITALAIGSSSGALPVSLAGFTAKAVDAQKVVLDWVTAGEKNNAFFEVQHSVNAQQYETLGKVEGQGTTYARTNYKFSHEGLSPATIHYYRLKQVDLDGSFTYSPVRSVKLEGYLGIELYATVEPGRTVKAFVKYGDDQLSDQATLSLVDLSGRKLSSKAVSLQKGTNPVEFSAASLGAGLYLIRLENASQNSTVKVAIP, from the coding sequence ATGAAAAAAAATTACCTATCTGCTTTCCTACTGGGGAGTTTATTAGTTGCGGGTACCGCCAAAGCCCAGCTAGTAATTAATGGTACTAAATTCTCTAATTCGGGATACGTCAGTAACTACTCTTCTTATACCGAAGTTAAGTCCTCCTCTAACTCAACTTATTCAGCTAGTAACCGTGCGGTATTCGAACACTTTGAAACGTCACCGCAGGCTCTTCGCATCGACAATGCTTACGAGGCCAATCTAGCCGATGGTGGTATTGATGAATTCAAAGGTCCTAACGGCTCGCCCGGCGTACAGGGTGTAAGTGGTTCGGTAGCTCCCAACTTTCATACGCTGATTTTGAATAACGGAGCCACTTTCCAAATTACGAACAGTAATGGAGCAAATGTATACGGCTCCGCTCAGCTCAATAACGGCATCACTACCACCAACCGATCTCTGCGACAAACCGGAGCCCTCCGGTTTCAAAACGGAGCTACGTACCAGAACGGTAATACCGACACTCGGCACGTGAATGGTTATGTAAGTAAAGTGGGCAACAACGAATTTACGTTTCCCGTAGGTTCAGGCAGCGACCTTCGGACACTGAGGATGTCGGCTCCGAGTGCTAATTCGCACTTCAGCACGGCCTGGAATGCCAGCCAACCTGCCAACACGTCTACGAAAGAAAGTAATGTGCAGGCCATTGCCGCAGCTGGTTTCTGGGATTGGATTACGGTCACTCCTAGCTCGAATCCCCTGACCATTACGGTTTCCATTCCGGATCTGAGTACGTTCGCCGTTGCTGAAAACCTGCGATTGGTAGGTTGGAACGGTTCTCAATGGGTTGCCTTAAGCGGCGGTCCTTCCGCGAGTGGCAACACGGAAAACAGTACTTTGCAAGGTACTATTCCAGCCAACAGTTCAACCATCACGGCCTTGGCCATTGGCAGTAGCTCCGGAGCACTGCCCGTATCGCTGGCAGGCTTCACCGCCAAAGCAGTAGATGCTCAAAAAGTAGTACTTGATTGGGTAACTGCGGGCGAAAAAAATAACGCCTTTTTTGAAGTACAACACTCCGTCAACGCTCAGCAATACGAAACGCTTGGCAAAGTAGAGGGCCAGGGAACAACCTACGCCCGTACGAATTATAAGTTTAGCCACGAAGGTTTGAGTCCGGCTACTATCCATTACTACCGCCTCAAGCAGGTCGATTTGGATGGAAGCTTTACTTATAGCCCCGTTCGTTCGGTGAAACTGGAGGGTTACCTGGGCATTGAGCTGTACGCAACAGTAGAACCCGGCCGTACGGTAAAAGCTTTTGTAAAATACGGCGATGATCAACTCTCCGACCAGGCTACCCTATCACTCGTCGATCTGTCTGGTCGTAAGCTTAGTTCAAAAGCGGTATCGCTACAGAAAGGTACGAACCCGGTTGAATTTTCCGCTGCTTCCCTCGGGGCAGGTCTGTACCTGATTCGTCTGGAAAATGCGTCTCAAAACTCAACAGTGAAAGTGGCTATTCCGTAA
- a CDS encoding DUF2752 domain-containing protein, which produces MAPALRLFLYWMVAAIAIAVAFLYYEFNPVEHAFFPPCLFRQYTGLHCPGCGAQRALHQLLHGNIREAFRYNALLLLMIPYVSLGFVLSVRTHFRGTGYETMPQAYSNPRIIIGILIVICLFWIFRNIPVEPFSWLAPHD; this is translated from the coding sequence ATGGCTCCTGCCTTACGCCTATTTTTATACTGGATGGTGGCGGCTATAGCAATAGCCGTCGCCTTTCTGTATTATGAATTCAACCCCGTTGAACACGCTTTTTTCCCGCCCTGTTTATTCCGACAGTATACGGGATTACACTGCCCGGGCTGTGGGGCTCAGCGGGCGTTACACCAACTTCTGCACGGCAACATTCGGGAAGCCTTCCGCTACAATGCCTTGCTATTGTTGATGATTCCGTACGTGAGTCTGGGCTTTGTACTCAGCGTTCGCACGCATTTTCGTGGAACGGGTTACGAGACGATGCCGCAAGCCTACAGTAACCCTCGAATCATTATTGGGATCCTGATCGTCATTTGTCTATTCTGGATTTTCCGAAATATTCCGGTAGAACCCTTTTCCTGGCTGGCCCCGCACGATTGA
- a CDS encoding CD225/dispanin family protein has translation MAPPKPYNWLVPAILVTLFCCNYLGVVGVVYAARVETKYNLGDYAGADNDARQAKLWTLVPLAVGVIAWIILMVFYGALITSTMRSGGVPNTY, from the coding sequence ATGGCTCCTCCCAAACCTTACAACTGGCTGGTACCCGCTATCCTGGTCACGCTTTTCTGTTGTAACTATCTGGGTGTTGTGGGAGTTGTTTACGCCGCCCGGGTGGAAACCAAGTATAATTTAGGTGATTATGCCGGTGCTGACAACGACGCCCGTCAGGCCAAACTCTGGACGCTGGTTCCGCTGGCTGTGGGGGTTATCGCCTGGATTATCCTTATGGTATTCTACGGAGCCCTGATCACCAGTACGATGCGAAGCGGAGGCGTACCCAATACCTATTAA
- a CDS encoding CD225/dispanin family protein has translation MSITPPYPPNPGFNPATPLKPKNWLTENIVATVVGLFCCCGVNAITGVIGIVFSTQVDTKYNAGDYAGAESSANTAKIMFYVTAGLVALGVILNIISFFLYGGLMFKQMQDNYNYNM, from the coding sequence ATGAGTATTACACCTCCTTATCCTCCCAATCCAGGGTTCAATCCAGCTACGCCTCTAAAACCCAAAAACTGGCTTACTGAAAATATCGTTGCGACGGTTGTGGGCCTCTTTTGCTGCTGCGGGGTTAATGCGATTACCGGCGTCATTGGCATCGTGTTCTCGACGCAAGTCGACACGAAATACAACGCGGGCGACTACGCCGGAGCGGAAAGTTCTGCCAATACGGCCAAAATTATGTTTTACGTAACGGCCGGTCTGGTAGCTCTGGGTGTTATTTTGAATATTATCTCTTTCTTCTTGTACGGAGGACTGATGTTCAAACAAATGCAGGATAATTATAATTACAACATGTAA